One window of Kryptolebias marmoratus isolate JLee-2015 linkage group LG3, ASM164957v2, whole genome shotgun sequence genomic DNA carries:
- the LOC108241472 gene encoding nucleoredoxin-like protein 1 — MVDLFTDRVLVKNNKDQDELDTEREIVLRLQNRILMLFFASAESESCQQFAPTLHDFFKQLTDEFYVERSAQLVLLYISLDQSEEQLENFLKELPKKSLFLNYEDPYRRELETIFNVKAVPTVVVLRPDCSVLVPNAVEEINRLGPDCYRNWHEAAELIDRNFIMKEDFEEKSMRSFSDPIRRLKYKVEDEKKKKKKKKGRGWGGGGGGDEGREARAGDKDGGGSLW; from the exons ATGGTGGACCTGTTTACGGATCGGGTGCTGGTGAAGAACAACAAGGACCAGGATGAGCTGGACACAGAACGTGAGATTGTGTTGCGCCTGCAGAACCGAATCCTGATGCTCTTCTTCGCATCTGCTGAGTCTGAGAGCTGCCAGCAGTTTGCTCCCACCCTTCACGACTTCTTCAAACAGCTCACGGATGAGTTCTACGTGGAGCGCTCTGCTCAGCTGGTTCTTCTGTACATCAG TCTGGATCAGTCAGAGGAACAGCTTGAAAACTTCCTCAAGGAGCTTCCCAAAAAGTCCCTGTTCCTGAACTATGAGGACCCCTACAGGAG GGAGCTGGAGACCATATTTAACGTGAAGGCGGTGCCCACGGTGGTGGTCCTGCGTCCCGACTGCTCCGTCCTCGTCCCCAACGCTGTGGAGGAGATAAACCGCCTCGGGCCGGACTGCTACCGCAACTGGCACGAGGCGGCAGAGCTGATCGACAGGAACTTCATCATGAAGGAGGACTTTGAGGAGAAGTCCATGCGCAGCTTCAGCGACCCCATTCGAAGACTTAAGTACAAGGTGGAggatgagaagaagaagaagaaaaagaagaagggcAGAGGctggggtggaggtggaggtggggatGAAGGTAGGGAAGCAAGAGCAGGTGACAAGGATGGAGGAGGGTCGCTGTGGTGA